Below is a window of Lasioglossum baleicum unplaced genomic scaffold, iyLasBale1 scaffold1307, whole genome shotgun sequence DNA.
ATATCGCAGGAGCAGCGGTCTCTCGAAACGAATGCGATGATATTTGTTCGCTTAAAGACACGAGCGTGCGGAAATCCCGTTATCCTCGAAGAGAGATGCTTTCGAGTGATTGGGAATTTATTTGTTGTTGTAGGTGACTTGGATCAGAAGAAAAGATAGACAACTGTTGACGCTAGGTACAGGTACTCACGCCATAGACACGCGATTCATGGTTGTCTCGAACAGCCCAGATTGGATTCTGCTGATCAAGAATGTTAAACGCGAAGACGCTGGATTGTACGAGTGTCAGGTAATTTAAGGTATAACCAGGGTAAAGCGGATCGGGAGAATTTCAGAAATATCCTTTCGAGACAGATTCAAACGGAACCGGTTCAGCAACGATTCATTCGCCTGAGCATTACCGAGGCGTATTCCGTGATTCCCGGCGGACCGGATCTTCACGTGAAGCAAGGATCTAGCCTTCGTCTAGAATGTCAACTGATAGCATCCACCGAGACGCCCAGCTTCATCTTTTGGTATCGCCAGGGCCGGATGATCAATTACGACGACGAACCTGGAGTGAAAGTCGAGGCCACGAAAAACGGTTCGATTCTCGTGATCGACAAAATGAAACTCTCCCACGGTGCTAATTACACTTGTTCCCCGAGCAACGCCAAGCCAGCGTACATCATGATACACGTAATCGAAGGTTAGTGATCTCCTTCTTCCTTCTACTCTTTATCTCGGGCAAAGTCTTTCGTCCTGAAATCTTTTCCGTATGTCTCTTTGTCCGCCGAATCGGAATGATTCGCCAAAGTTCCGTTCGCTTCTGTAACattttcgatcttccaattatcCCAGTCGGACAAACGTTACTTTCTCATTGTTCTGTTTCTGTTTGTAGAAGAGGAAAAACCGGCGGCTATGCATGGCGGTGATCGGCGAAACGCTACGTCCACGGCGTCCATCAACGTCATGTTGATTTTCCTGACTTTCCTCGGTATACGCACCTCGAATCGGCAAGTCTGCGTCACGTGACCAGCCTACCGTGCCAATTTTGTTATCCAATCGATACTACCTGCTGCGGGATTCCGAATAATTTTCCTTCCATTTTTGTATCTTCTCTTACTTTATAGCATTACCCGCCGGATCTATACTTAAAGACATCGGCCATTCGCAGCGATGC
It encodes the following:
- the LOC143220623 gene encoding neural cell adhesion molecule 2-like, which translates into the protein IATISIGARKREEKRREEKGSGGEPYSLYSLGPIRGPARWWQYGGMEQYATDFLINRCDSIPIGKDRIYRKNCDGEATRFWYIVETAISWVMASYIFVIFLARFLCRGRKSNACHETEIALRVDKLDDDVSYLRKRKGFIIKATFLQLYGVTWIRRKDRQLLTLGTGTHAIDTRFMVVSNSPDWILLIKNVKREDAGLYECQIQTEPVQQRFIRLSITEAYSVIPGGPDLHVKQGSSLRLECQLIASTETPSFIFWYRQGRMINYDDEPGVKVEATKNGSILVIDKMKLSHGANYTCSPSNAKPAYIMIHVIEEEEKPAAMHGGDRRNATSTASINVMLIFLTFLGIRTSNRQVCVT